A window of the Streptomyces finlayi genome harbors these coding sequences:
- a CDS encoding relaxase/mobilization nuclease domain-containing protein: protein MVPDVSTGSDSRGLIAYLFGPGRRDEHTSPHIVAAWDMAGAPDPGHDPAVTYSQLAKRLDHHVDLRTRELGGKKPAQHVWHCPVRTAPGDRYLTDAEWADVARRVVHATGIAPDGDEKACRWIAVRHADDHIHIMATTVRADGRRPRTHQDGRRAQAECRRIETEFGLRRLKSGDLTAPRTPTGAERAKAERQGQTITARQWLRERAYAVAAAVHTEADYFTVLQSLGIKVKTRLGPESGDVIGYSLAAPSDINSAGEPVWYGGSKLAPDLSINRLRERLPDQEVTDRPRFAADPAEPWQHTIMAIRTARTVLDSDDDAAAQAHLAAFGDALYNIASATPGPHRAELRAAATAFNRARRSATRADHQAATSLRQAAKELAYASNEPGGLAIALLFATVHLARAAATWHEQRGHEQQAAAAEEAFRHLQAGYQQAAAPALAELAHRAPRAATTRRFEQDVRAALPDHADRILTDPTWTALTTTLAQAETAGHNPRRVLTEVSAQRELDSAERPAEVLTWRIAAQPNRRTQAARRQSAISGTSARSATPRHPATPVVKRPEERSRHR from the coding sequence ATGGTTCCTGACGTCTCCACCGGCTCCGACAGCCGCGGACTGATCGCCTACCTCTTCGGCCCCGGCCGCCGCGACGAGCACACCAGCCCCCACATCGTCGCCGCCTGGGACATGGCCGGCGCTCCCGACCCCGGCCACGACCCGGCAGTCACCTACTCCCAGCTCGCCAAGCGCCTCGACCACCACGTCGACCTACGCACCCGCGAGCTGGGCGGGAAGAAGCCAGCGCAGCACGTCTGGCACTGCCCGGTCCGCACCGCCCCCGGTGACCGCTACCTCACCGACGCCGAGTGGGCCGACGTCGCCCGCCGCGTCGTGCACGCCACAGGCATCGCCCCCGACGGCGACGAAAAGGCATGCCGATGGATCGCGGTCCGCCACGCCGACGACCACATCCACATCATGGCGACCACCGTCCGCGCCGACGGACGCCGCCCACGCACCCACCAGGACGGCCGACGGGCACAAGCGGAGTGCCGCAGGATCGAAACCGAGTTCGGCCTGCGCCGCCTGAAGTCCGGTGACCTCACGGCTCCCCGTACCCCCACCGGCGCCGAACGCGCCAAGGCCGAGCGTCAAGGCCAGACGATCACGGCACGACAGTGGCTGCGCGAGCGGGCCTACGCGGTCGCCGCCGCCGTACACACCGAGGCCGACTACTTCACCGTGCTCCAATCCCTCGGCATCAAGGTCAAGACACGCCTCGGCCCCGAGAGCGGCGACGTGATCGGCTACAGCCTCGCCGCGCCCAGCGACATCAACAGCGCCGGCGAACCCGTCTGGTACGGCGGCTCCAAGCTCGCCCCCGACCTCTCCATCAACCGCCTCCGCGAACGCCTGCCCGACCAGGAGGTGACCGACCGGCCCCGGTTCGCGGCAGATCCCGCCGAGCCGTGGCAGCACACCATCATGGCGATACGCACGGCACGCACCGTCCTCGACTCCGACGACGACGCTGCTGCCCAGGCCCACCTCGCTGCCTTCGGCGACGCCCTCTACAACATCGCCAGCGCCACACCCGGCCCGCACCGAGCAGAGCTACGCGCAGCGGCCACGGCGTTCAACCGAGCCCGCCGATCCGCCACCCGCGCGGACCACCAGGCCGCCACCTCCCTTCGCCAAGCCGCCAAGGAACTCGCCTACGCCTCCAACGAACCGGGCGGACTAGCCATCGCCCTACTCTTCGCCACCGTGCACCTGGCCCGCGCCGCCGCCACGTGGCACGAACAGCGCGGCCACGAACAGCAGGCCGCTGCGGCCGAGGAAGCCTTCCGCCACCTCCAGGCGGGCTACCAGCAGGCCGCCGCACCCGCCTTGGCGGAGCTCGCCCATCGCGCACCACGAGCCGCAACCACCCGCCGCTTCGAGCAGGACGTGCGCGCGGCCCTCCCCGACCACGCCGACCGGATTCTCACCGACCCCACGTGGACCGCCCTGACCACAACCCTCGCCCAAGCCGAAACCGCTGGCCACAACCCTCGACGTGTCCTGACCGAGGTGAGCGCCCAACGAGAGCTCGACAGCGCCGAGCGCCCCGCGGAGGTCCTCACCTGGCGCATCGCCGCCCAACCGAACCGGCGGACACAAGCCGCTCGCAGGCAAAGCGCCATCAGTGGCACATCGGCCAGGTCCGCCACGCCACGCCATCCGGCTACGCCAGTGGTTAAGAGGCCCGAGGAGCGCAGTCGGCACCGTTGA